Part of the Mycolicibacterium mageritense genome is shown below.
GGACCTGCGGCACATCGAGCACCGGCTGGACGACGTCGAGGCGCTTGTCGTCACCCACGCTCACGAGGACCACATCGGGGCCATCCCGTTCCTGCTCAAGCTCAGGCCCGATATTCCGGTGGTCGGTTCGAAGTTCACCATCGCGCTGGTCCGCGAGAAGTGTCGTGAGCACCGCATCAAGCCCGTTTTCGTCGAGGTCGCCGAGCGGCAGAGCAGCACGCACGGCGTCTTCGAATGCGAGTACTTCGCCGTCAACCACTCGATCCCTGGGTGTTTGGCCGTGGCCATCCACACCGGTGCGGGCACGGTGTTGCACACGGGCGACATCAAGCTCGACCAGATGCCCCTGGACGGTCGGCCGACGGATCTGCCCGGCATGTCGCGGCTCGGCGATGCCGGTGTGGACCTGTTCCTGTGCGATTCGACCAACTCCGAGCATCCGGGCGTGAGCCCGTCGGAAAGCGAAGTGGGCCCGACGCTGCACCGCCTGATCCGGGGCGCCGAAGGCCGGGTGATCGTCGCGTGCTTCGCGTCCAACGTCGATCGGGTGCAACAGATCATCGACGCCGCGGTGGCGCTCGGGCGGCGCGTGTCGTTCGTCGGACGTTCCATGGTGCGCAACCTGGGCATCGCGCGGGAGCTCGGGTATCTGCGCGTCGACGATTCCGACATCCTCGACATCGGGGCGGCCGAGATGATGCCGGCTGACAAGGTCGTGCTGATCACCACGGGAACCCAGGGCGAGCCCATGGCCGCGCTGTCGCGGATGTCACGCGGTGAGCACCGCAGCATCACCTTGACCGATGGCGACCTGATCATCCTGTCGTCCTCGCTGATCCCGGGCAATGAGGAGGCCGTCTATGGTGTCATCGACGCACTGGCCAAGATCGGTGCCCGCGTCGTCACCAATGCGCAAGCGCGCGTGCATGTTTCGGGTCACGCCTACTCGGGTGAGCTGCTGTTCCTCTACAACGGAGTGCGGCCCCGCAATGTGATGCCGGTCCACGGCACCTGGCGGCATCTGCGGGCCAATGCCGCGCTGGCCGCCCGCACCGGGGTGCCGCCGGAGAACATCGTGCTCGCCGAGAACGGTGTCAGCGTTGACCTGGTGGCAGGCAAGGCCTCGATCTCCGGGGCCGTCGCGGTGGGCAAGATGTTCGTCGACGGCTTGATCACCGGCGACGTCGGAGATGCGACACTGGGTGAAAGGCTCATCCTGTCTTCGGGTTTCGTCGCCGTCACCGTGGTCGTACACCGTGGCACCGGCAGGCCTGCCGGCCCGGCCCACCTGCAGGCTCGCGGTTTCTCCGAGGATCCCAAGGCGCTGGAGCCGGTCGCGCAGAAGGTCGAGCGCGAACTGGAAAGCCTTGCCGCCGACAACGTCACGGACCCGACCCGGATTGCCCAGGCGGTGCGCCGCACGGTCGGCAAGTGGGTGGGCGAAACCTACCGGCGGCAGCCGATGATCGTGCCCACCGTCATCGAGATCTAACTCGCGAACAGCAGGATTCCGCCGACCAGCAGGGCGACGACCTTGACCCCCTCCAGGGCGACGTACACGTAATGCACGCGCGAGCGGGTTGTCGCCGCGGCGCCGGCGGTTGCGGACAGCACGGCGTCGGAGCGTTGAGTCAGCTTGGGGCGCACCGCAAGCAACTGTGCGGCCAACGCCGCGACGGCAACGGCGAACGCCGTGATGGTCGCAGCCGGTGGGCGGTGCGCCGCGAGGGTGACGATGATGACGGCCGCGAACGCGGTCTCGGCGGCGTTGAGCGCGCGGAACACCAGGCGGCCGATGCCCAGTCCGATCTGGAGCGTCACGCCGGGGGCCCGGAATTTCAGCGGGGCCTCCAGGAACGAGATGGCCAGCACCATACCGAGCCAGCAGAATGTGACCGCGACCGCGACCGCGGCTGCGGCAGTCATGAAACTTCTCCTTTCACAAGTTGTTTCGGTGCCAGGTGGGCAACGCACAGATCGGGCTCGGCGAAGGCCTCGAGCCGTGTCACGGTCAGCGGCGCCCGCCAGCTTTCCAGCGCTCCGCGCATGAGCCCGAGGTGGATCGGGCACACCACCGCCGGGCGCTTCTCGGCCAGGTCGAGAAATGGGCAGTGCCGCAACGGCATTTGATCGCCCACGGGCTGTTCGGGGGCGAAACCGAGGTCATCGAGCAGGCCCACCAGCGCGTGCACCGCGGAATCGGCTGTGGTCGGAGGCACCGTGCGGCCCCAGCTGCGGCCGAGCGCGAGGGCCTTGGCGCCGGGATCGTCCTCGTCGGCCAAACCCTGGGTCAGGATCTCGGCGAGCATCCGGTATTGCGTGGGCCCACCGGGATCCATTCGGCGCACCGCGCGGAACAGCTGCGGAGGCCGGCCCGGGCCGTGGTGGCCGGGCTCCACACGTTCGACCTGACCGGTGCCGGCCAGGGCTTCGAGGTGGAACCGGACGGTGTTGGGGTGCACGTCGAGAATCTCGGCGACCTGGATGATCGTCATGGGTGCAGGAGCTCGCCTGAGAGTGTCCAGGACATCGGTGCGACGGCTCATCCCCGATCCCTCCTGGTTTTGACAATCTCGATTTGTATAAACTGTAGCGCATGCCTGACCTGGAGCTCGACGTGCGAGCCTTGCCCAAACCGGACAAGCACCCGGCGGCCTTCGCGGCGTATCAGAGCCTGGCGGTCGGTGGTGCATTCGTTCTCGTGAACGATCACGATCCGAAGCATCTGCGCGACGAGTTCGAGGTGGAGCACCCGGGCAGCTACGGCTGGGAGTATGTCGAGTCCGGGCCGCGGGTCTGGCGGATCCGGATCAGCAAGCGCGCGAGCACCCCGCTGCCGCGGGTGCTCACCAACACCGCGGCCGCAGATCACGGTGTCGCGGACGTCACCGGCGCGGTGTGGAAACTGCAGATGCGCGACAGGGGACTCGATTCCAACATCATCGCGCTGGCGCCGGAGACCGGCATCGACGCGCATGCCGGGCCGGATCTCGACGTGCTCATCCACGTGCTCGACGGATCAGGCCGGCTCACCACCGAATTGGGATCATTCGAGCTGACTCCGGGGGATGTGGTGTGGTTGCCGCGGCGGTCGCATCGCCAGTTCAGCGCAGGCCCGCACGGCCTGCGATACCTGACCGTGCACCGCCGCCGTCAGGCGCTGGTCCTGCAAACCGCTGCGCCCCGGGTGGTCTGACGACCTACCGTCGCTCCGCGTACGCCGTCCACTCGATCTGTGAGGCGGTCAGATTGCGGCCGGCCGGAGTGATGTATCGCTCGGTGAAGAACTCGGGGCCGGCCTGCTCGAGCAGATGCCAACCGAACCGGCCGACGTACCCATCGACCTCGCCGGGCTCGAGCCCGAACTTCCAGATCTGGCTGCGCACGCGGAACTTGCGGTACAGCGACTCGGCGCCGTAGCGGTTGGTTCCGTCGATGAAATCGCTTCGGACATAGGTGAACACCAAGCGGCTGCCCGTGGCCGCACGGGACAGCATCGCGAACGTCGACCCGACGGCCTCGGCGGTCAGGTACTGGGTCACGCCTTCCCAGACATAGAACGTCCGCGCGTCGGCCCGGTGCCCACTCTTCGCGAGTTCGGCTGCGACATCGTCGCTTTCGAAGTCCACCGGCACCAGGTGCACTGACGCGGGTTGCCGGCCCAAGGCCCGGCGCACCACGGCGCGCTTGCGTTCGATGTTGACCGGCAGATCCACCTCGTACACCGGGATTTCGCTGCGACGGGCCAGCCGGTAACCTCGCGTGTCCAGGCCCGCGCCGAGAATCACCACGGCGTCGATGCCGGGCAGGGCGGCATCGAGCCGCTCGTCGATGAATCGCTTGCGGCAGGCTAGATTCGCCCACAGGCCGGGGCCGGACCGTTCGGTCGCGTCGACCATCAACCGGCGCACGGCGGCCCATCGGGTGGCCGCTGTCACCGCCCGCAGCCCGGCCGGCAGGAACGCCTGCGCCAGATCGTCGTCGACCAGCCGGTGTGCGGGCGGCTCGTGTTGCTCCACAGCGGCGAGGACCATCGGGCCGAATGCCGTCTGGGCGGCCGGGTTCCGCTGTTTCATCGTTTGTTCACGAATCCGGCGTCGACCGGCAGCGTCACCCCGGTGACGTAGCGCGCCTGGTCGGACACCAGCCACGCGACGGCGTTGGCGATGTCCTCGACCTGCAGCACCTGGACGGGCAGCGCATTGCCCATGTCGACCGGCGCATCGGATTCCTCGGCGACCCGTTCGAGCCAGCCGCGGATGAACTCGTTGTTGATCATCGGGGTGTCGACGCCCGTCGGATGGATCGAGTTCACGCGGATGCTGTGCGGCGCCAGATGGTTGGCGTAGGCGCGCATCAACCCGACCACTCCGTGCTTGGCCGCGGTGTAGCCGAGCGACCCGCGGTCGCCACCGCCGATGCCGATCAGCCCTGCCGCCGAGCTGATCAACACGATCGACCCGCCCTCGCCCTGCTCGACCATGGTCGGCATCGCGACCTCGACGGTGTGGTGCACGCCGGTCAGGTTGACGTCGACGACATCGCGCCAGCCGTCGGCACCCGAGAGCATCGGTGCGATGCCGGCATTGGCCACCACGATGTCGAGGCGGCCGAGTTCGGCCACTCCGGCGTTCAACGCCGTGCCTAGCGCCGCCTCGTCGCGCACGTCGGCCTGCTGCGCCACGATGCGGGCGCCCGTGTCCTCGACCAGCTTGACCGTGGCCGCCAGATCATCGGGTGTGGCCATGGGGTAGGGGACCGACGCGATCTGGTCACACAGGTCGACGGCGATGATGTCGGCTCCGTCGGCCGCGAGCCGCACGGCCTCGGCCCGCCCCTGGCCGCGGGCCGCGCCGGTGATGAACGCGACCTTCCCGGCCAGGGGTCCGTCGGCGCTCATCAGGGCCGCAACTGGCCCTTGGCGGGGTCGCCCGCGACGACGGGCTGCAGCATCTTGATGTCGGGTGCGCCGTCGAGCAGCTCACCGACCGTGCCGAACAGGGTGCCGACGGCAGGTGCGGTGCTGTGCGCTTTGAGCGCCTCGGCGTCGGCCCATTGCTCGACGAACACGAACGTGCCGTCGGCCTCGTGCAGCGAGTACAGCTCGCAGCCGGGCTCGTTGTGCACGGCCTCGATGGCTTGCGTGCACGCGGCACGCACCGCGTCGACGGACTCGGGCTTGGCCTTCATGGTGGCGACGACGACAACCGGCATGGGCGGTGGACTCCTCACTGAGCGGAACGTTGCGACCGGAATTGGACGCGTGTCCACCCTACTCAGCCGAGGTGTCTCCGCCGTTGTCCCGGCGACCCGCCCTAAGCAGCGGATTGACGGCGAATCGATGGCCAATCGAAACCTGTTTGTGACAGGTGTGGCAGATGTTGAAAGTGAGGTGTTTGCGACTAGGCTTGCGGGCATGGCCAACAAGACCGCCGCCCGATCCGGAGCCCGTCCGAGCAGGTCAAAGACCAGCTCGCGGGGCGGATCTCGGCGTCAGCCGCCGGCTCGCCCCGCGGCGCCACGTCGCAAGCCTGCCCGTCGGTCGCAGGGCTCTCCGGTGGCCGTCGCCGGGCAGAAACTCGGCCAGGGCGCCCGTGCCGGGTGGTTGATGCTGGCGAAGGGAGCGGGTTCGACCGCGCGTTCCGTCGGGCGCGCCCGCGACATCGAACCGGGACATCGTCGCGACGGCCTGGCCCTGGCGCTACTCGGCCTCGCGGTCGTCGTCGCGGCAAGCTCGTGGTTCGACGCGGCCCGGCCGGTAGGGCAGTGGATCGACACCGCCATCCGGACCGTCATCGGCGGTCCGGTCGTGCTGGTGCCCATCGTGCTGGCGGTCGTCGCCGTGGTGCTGATGCGTACCGGGCCCGATCCCGAGTCGCGTCCGCGGATGATCCTCGGCTCGGTGATGATCGTGCTGCCCGCTCTGGGGCTGTGGCATCTGTGGTCGGGATCGCCTGCCGATCCGACCGCGCGCCAACACGCCGCCGGATTCGTCGGCTTCGCGATCGGTGGGCCACTGGCTGACGGGCTGACGGCGTGGATCGCGGCACCGCTGCTGTTCATGGGTGTGCTGTTCGGCCTGTTGCTGGTCACCGGGACCACCATCCGCGAGGTGCCGTCGACGCTGCGGTCGATGTTCAGCACGGGCGCGTTCCGCGACGACGACGATGACTACGAGTATGACGACGTCGACGGCCACGAGTCCGACGACTTCTCGGACGGCTACTACGACGACGCGTCGTCCTATGCGGAGGACCAAGCCAAGACCTGGCCCACGGCCGCGATCGAGGCGCCCAAGCCCGCGGGCACGCCGATGGACAACTACCCGCTCGACGAAACTGCCGAGGCGCCAACGGTTCCCGAGCCCGCCGTCAAACCGCGTCGCAAGAAGGCCCCGGAACCCAAGCCGAAGAAGCCCGACGACACCCTGGTGATCGACCGGGTGGTCGAGGGCCCCTACACGCTGCCGTCGCTGGACCTGCTGATCGCCGGTGACCCGCCGAAGCTCCGCACGGCGGCCAACGACCAGATGACCGACGCCATCACATCGGTGCTGGAACAGTTCAAGGTCGATGCCGCGGTCACCGGCTGCACGCGCGGCCCGACCGTCACGCGCTACGAGGTCGAGCTCGGCCCTGGCGTCAAGGTCGAGAAAATCACTGCGCTGCACCGCAATATCGCCTACGCGGTGGCGACCGAGAGCGTCCGCATGCTGGCCCCGATCCCCGGAAAGTCCGCCGTGGGCATCGAGGTGCCCAACACCGACCGCGAGATGGTGCGGCTGTCCGACGTGCTCACGGCGCCGACGACACGGCGGGACCACCACCCGCTCGTGATCGGCCTGGGCAAGGACATCGAGGGCGACTTCGTGTCGGCCAACCTCGCCAAGATGCCGCACCTGCTCGTGGCCGGTTCCACCGGCTCCGGCAAGTCCAGCTTCGTCAACTCGATGCTGGTCTCGTTGCTGGCCCGGGCCACGCCCGAAGAGGTCAGGATGATCCTGATCGACCCCAAGATGGTGGAACTCACGCCCTACGAAGGCATTCCGCACCTGATCACACCGATCATCACCGAGCCCAAGAAGGCCGCCGCGGCCCTGGCCTGGCTGGTCGAGGAGATGGAACAGCGCTACCAGGACATGAAGGCGTCCCGGGTGCGCCACATCGACGTGTTCAACGAGAAGGTGCGCTCAGGCGAGATCACGGCACCGCTCGGCAGCGAACGCGTCTACAAGCCGTACCCCTACATCCTCGCGATCGTCGACGAGCTCGCCGACCTGATGATGACCGCGCCGCGAGACGTCGAAGACGCGATCGTGCGCATCACCCAGAAGGCCCGCGCCGCAGGCATTCACCTGGTGCTGGCCACACAGCGGCCGTCGGTGGACGTCGTGACCGGTCTGATCAAGACCAACGTGCCGTCGCGGCTCGCGTTCGCGACGTCGTCGTTGACCGACTCGCGCGTCATCCTGGATCAGCCGGGAGCCGAGAAGCTCATCGGCATGGGCGACGGCCTGTTCCTGCCGATGGGCGCCAACAAGCCGCTGCGTATGCAGGGCGCGTTCATCACCGACGAGGAGATCCACGCAGTCGTCGAGGCCACCAAGGCCCAGGCCGAGCCCGAGTTCGTCGAAGGCGTCACCGCGGTCAAGGCCGGCGAGCGCAAGGACGTCGACCCCGACATCGGCGACGATCTGGATGTGTTCCTGCAGGCGGTCGAACTGGTGGTGTCGTCACAGTTCGGCTCGACCTCGATGCTGCAACGCAAGCTGCGGGTCGGCTTCGCGAAAGCCGGTCGGCTCATGGACCTGATGGAGACCCGCAACATCGTCGGGCCGTCCGAGGGGTCCAAGGCCCGCGAGGTGCTCGTCAAACCCGACGAGCTGGCAGGCACGCTCGCGCTGATCCGGGGCGGGGCGGACGCCAACGGTGCCGACACCGAGGACGATCCGGAGGAGTTCTAGTAGCGGCTCAACACTTTTCGTACTGCTCGGACAGCGAGAGCTCGAGCGGCAAGCGGTGATGATCGTCTCGGTGCCGGAAGCAGCCGCCCACGATCAACTCCACCGGGCCGTCAGGGGTGCGCAGCGACAGCTGCGTGGGATGGCCGAACCGCGGCAACAATGGCGGGACACCGGTCGCGATGCGCGCGACACTCTCGTCCGAGTCGGCGCTCTCGGGCACCTCGATCTCGACCTCGGTCAGCGCCTGCCGCCCGTCGGTGAGTGGTGCCGTGAAGGCGTTTGCCTCGTCGTACCGACCCACGACGGCGCTGATGTCCGACCACAGGGCACGGTCGGCGTCGCTCGGCGGATTCGGCGTCGACGCGTAATCGTGGGATCGGCCGACATCGCCCACCGCGAGATGGATCTCCCACGTCGCTCGGGCCAGCCCGGGATCGCTGCGCTGCAGCCCGACCGCCCTGGCCGCCGGAGTCCACGGGTCGAGCGTGACGGTGATCTGGCGGCTGTCTCCGGCTTCGCCCCACAGCGGCTGCGTCAGATCCACGAGCCGGGCCACGCCCGAGCGTGCGGCGCGCAGCCAGACCGCCGCGCTGTCGCCGACCTGTTCGGCCGTGGGATCGAACCGCACCGACCTCTTGCCGAATGCAAAAGAGGCGGTCGAATACTCTTCGGTTCCGGGGTACTTCGGCGGCGGATCGGGACTGGAGAACACCAGCGACAACTGTGCGCTATCGTCATCGAGATCCGCCCGTCGGCTCTGATCGATGAACGTCCGGCCGATCTGCACCACTTGTGACTCGGTGACGTCCGGCATCAGATTGACGGTGAGTCTGAAAGACTCGCCGCTGCTGATGTTCGAGGTGTAGCTCAGGGCGGTGCTGGAAACTCCGGGCAGGCCTCCGATCTGCCGGTCGACGGATTCTGCTTCCCGCCGGTTGTCGCACGAGGCGGTGCACAACGCGGCTGCGGTGAGGACCGCGCCGAGCAGCGCTCGCTTCACAGCGTCAACAGCATTCGGGTGTTGCCGAGCGTGTTGGGTTTGACGTAGGACAGGTCGAGGAATTCGGCGACACCGGTGTCGTAGGACCGGCACATCTCCTCGTACACCTCGGCCGTCACCGGCGTGCCGTCGATCTCCTCGAAACCGTGCCCGCTGAAGAATTCCACCTCGAAGGTCAACACGAAGATGCGTTGCAGATGCAGTTCGCGGGCGACGTTGAGCAACTGCTCGACCAGGATGTGCCCGACGCCGGTGCCGCGCACCTTCGGATGGACCGCGACCGTGCGGACTTCGCCGAGATCGGCCCAGAGCACGTGCAACGCACCGCAGCCGACCAGTTCGCCGTCGAGTTCGACCACCCAGAATTCCTGGACCGCCTCGTACAGCGTCACCAGGTTTTTCTCGAGCAGGATCTTGCCCGCATAGATGTCGACGAGGCTCTTGATGGCCGGTACATCGGAGGTACGTGCGCGGCGCACCACGGGCCGCGCAGGCGCCGGGACGCTCGCTGCTGTCACACGTGGAAGAGTATCGGTTTGCCCAACCTATATTCTGTTGCGGTGCCGGGGCAGCCTTCTACCGATCCGGTGGTGCCGCGCGCCCGGGTGGCGAACCTCGCCAATGTGCTCACCGGGGTGCGCTTCATCTTGGTGCCGGTGTTCCTGGCGTTTCTGTTCGTCGGCGACGGCCATGAAATCGTCTGGCGGGTATCTGCTTTCGCGGTGTTCGCGGTCGCGGTGATCACCGACCGGTTCGACGGTGCGTTGGCGCGCAGCTACGGCATGGTGACCGAGTTCGGCACGTTGGCCGACCCGATCGCCGACAAGGCGCTGATCGGCTCGGCGCTGATCGGGTTGTCGATGCTGGGAGATCTGCCGTGGTGGATCACGGTGGTGATCCTGGTCCGTGAGCTCGGCATCACGTTGCTGCGTCTGGCGGTGCTGCGTCACGGTGTCATCCCCGCCAGTCGCGGCGGCAAGCTCAAGACCCTCGTCCAGGCGGTCGCGATCGGGCTGTTCGTGCTGCCGCTGCACGCCTGGCCGGCAATCTGGCTCACGGTGGCGTGGGTGATCATGTGGGCCGCCGTGGTGCTCACCGTGCTCACCGGTGCCGACTACGTCATCTCGGCGATCAGGGACTCGCGTGGACGACCCGCTCATCACTGACGACGCCCGGGCGCTCGTGGCCGACCTGACCGTGCACGGCCAGAGTGTGGCCA
Proteins encoded:
- a CDS encoding ribonuclease J is translated as MSTDLAPPAPLAPGGLRVTALGGISEIGRNMTVFEHLGRLLIVDCGVLFPGHDEPGVDLILPDLRHIEHRLDDVEALVVTHAHEDHIGAIPFLLKLRPDIPVVGSKFTIALVREKCREHRIKPVFVEVAERQSSTHGVFECEYFAVNHSIPGCLAVAIHTGAGTVLHTGDIKLDQMPLDGRPTDLPGMSRLGDAGVDLFLCDSTNSEHPGVSPSESEVGPTLHRLIRGAEGRVIVACFASNVDRVQQIIDAAVALGRRVSFVGRSMVRNLGIARELGYLRVDDSDILDIGAAEMMPADKVVLITTGTQGEPMAALSRMSRGEHRSITLTDGDLIILSSSLIPGNEEAVYGVIDALAKIGARVVTNAQARVHVSGHAYSGELLFLYNGVRPRNVMPVHGTWRHLRANAALAARTGVPPENIVLAENGVSVDLVAGKASISGAVAVGKMFVDGLITGDVGDATLGERLILSSGFVAVTVVVHRGTGRPAGPAHLQARGFSEDPKALEPVAQKVERELESLAADNVTDPTRIAQAVRRTVGKWVGETYRRQPMIVPTVIEI
- a CDS encoding helix-turn-helix transcriptional regulator codes for the protein MSRRTDVLDTLRRAPAPMTIIQVAEILDVHPNTVRFHLEALAGTGQVERVEPGHHGPGRPPQLFRAVRRMDPGGPTQYRMLAEILTQGLADEDDPGAKALALGRSWGRTVPPTTADSAVHALVGLLDDLGFAPEQPVGDQMPLRHCPFLDLAEKRPAVVCPIHLGLMRGALESWRAPLTVTRLEAFAEPDLCVAHLAPKQLVKGEVS
- a CDS encoding DUF2249 domain-containing protein, which gives rise to MPDLELDVRALPKPDKHPAAFAAYQSLAVGGAFVLVNDHDPKHLRDEFEVEHPGSYGWEYVESGPRVWRIRISKRASTPLPRVLTNTAAADHGVADVTGAVWKLQMRDRGLDSNIIALAPETGIDAHAGPDLDVLIHVLDGSGRLTTELGSFELTPGDVVWLPRRSHRQFSAGPHGLRYLTVHRRRQALVLQTAAPRVV
- a CDS encoding SAM-dependent methyltransferase, with protein sequence MKQRNPAAQTAFGPMVLAAVEQHEPPAHRLVDDDLAQAFLPAGLRAVTAATRWAAVRRLMVDATERSGPGLWANLACRKRFIDERLDAALPGIDAVVILGAGLDTRGYRLARRSEIPVYEVDLPVNIERKRAVVRRALGRQPASVHLVPVDFESDDVAAELAKSGHRADARTFYVWEGVTQYLTAEAVGSTFAMLSRAATGSRLVFTYVRSDFIDGTNRYGAESLYRKFRVRSQIWKFGLEPGEVDGYVGRFGWHLLEQAGPEFFTERYITPAGRNLTASQIEWTAYAERR
- a CDS encoding mycofactocin-coupled SDR family oxidoreductase, translating into MSADGPLAGKVAFITGAARGQGRAEAVRLAADGADIIAVDLCDQIASVPYPMATPDDLAATVKLVEDTGARIVAQQADVRDEAALGTALNAGVAELGRLDIVVANAGIAPMLSGADGWRDVVDVNLTGVHHTVEVAMPTMVEQGEGGSIVLISSAAGLIGIGGGDRGSLGYTAAKHGVVGLMRAYANHLAPHSIRVNSIHPTGVDTPMINNEFIRGWLERVAEESDAPVDMGNALPVQVLQVEDIANAVAWLVSDQARYVTGVTLPVDAGFVNKR
- a CDS encoding putative quinol monooxygenase, with the translated sequence MPVVVVATMKAKPESVDAVRAACTQAIEAVHNEPGCELYSLHEADGTFVFVEQWADAEALKAHSTAPAVGTLFGTVGELLDGAPDIKMLQPVVAGDPAKGQLRP
- a CDS encoding DNA translocase FtsK is translated as MANRNLFVTGVADVESEVFATRLAGMANKTAARSGARPSRSKTSSRGGSRRQPPARPAAPRRKPARRSQGSPVAVAGQKLGQGARAGWLMLAKGAGSTARSVGRARDIEPGHRRDGLALALLGLAVVVAASSWFDAARPVGQWIDTAIRTVIGGPVVLVPIVLAVVAVVLMRTGPDPESRPRMILGSVMIVLPALGLWHLWSGSPADPTARQHAAGFVGFAIGGPLADGLTAWIAAPLLFMGVLFGLLLVTGTTIREVPSTLRSMFSTGAFRDDDDDYEYDDVDGHESDDFSDGYYDDASSYAEDQAKTWPTAAIEAPKPAGTPMDNYPLDETAEAPTVPEPAVKPRRKKAPEPKPKKPDDTLVIDRVVEGPYTLPSLDLLIAGDPPKLRTAANDQMTDAITSVLEQFKVDAAVTGCTRGPTVTRYEVELGPGVKVEKITALHRNIAYAVATESVRMLAPIPGKSAVGIEVPNTDREMVRLSDVLTAPTTRRDHHPLVIGLGKDIEGDFVSANLAKMPHLLVAGSTGSGKSSFVNSMLVSLLARATPEEVRMILIDPKMVELTPYEGIPHLITPIITEPKKAAAALAWLVEEMEQRYQDMKASRVRHIDVFNEKVRSGEITAPLGSERVYKPYPYILAIVDELADLMMTAPRDVEDAIVRITQKARAAGIHLVLATQRPSVDVVTGLIKTNVPSRLAFATSSLTDSRVILDQPGAEKLIGMGDGLFLPMGANKPLRMQGAFITDEEIHAVVEATKAQAEPEFVEGVTAVKAGERKDVDPDIGDDLDVFLQAVELVVSSQFGSTSMLQRKLRVGFAKAGRLMDLMETRNIVGPSEGSKAREVLVKPDELAGTLALIRGGADANGADTEDDPEEF
- a CDS encoding amino-acid N-acetyltransferase — protein: MRRARTSDVPAIKSLVDIYAGKILLEKNLVTLYEAVQEFWVVELDGELVGCGALHVLWADLGEVRTVAVHPKVRGTGVGHILVEQLLNVARELHLQRIFVLTFEVEFFSGHGFEEIDGTPVTAEVYEEMCRSYDTGVAEFLDLSYVKPNTLGNTRMLLTL
- the pgsA gene encoding CDP-diacylglycerol--glycerol-3-phosphate 3-phosphatidyltransferase; the protein is MPGQPSTDPVVPRARVANLANVLTGVRFILVPVFLAFLFVGDGHEIVWRVSAFAVFAVAVITDRFDGALARSYGMVTEFGTLADPIADKALIGSALIGLSMLGDLPWWITVVILVRELGITLLRLAVLRHGVIPASRGGKLKTLVQAVAIGLFVLPLHAWPAIWLTVAWVIMWAAVVLTVLTGADYVISAIRDSRGRPAHH